The following DNA comes from Bacillota bacterium.
GGCGGCTCTTGCCTCCGGAAAGGACCAGGATGCCTGGACGCTCTTTTTCGACCTCCTGCTGGAGTACGGCCCCCATGTGCGCGTAATCGGCCACGCCATGCACGAAGATGACGTGGCGAAGGCCGTGGCCCGGCCCGATGTGATGGTGGGGTCGGATGGTTACGCCCTGCCCCTGGAGGGAGACGGCCATCCCCATCCCCGCTCATTTGGCACTTTTCCGCGCGTTCTGGGGCGCTACAGCCGGGAGGAGGGGGTCATTTCCCTGGAAGCAGCCGTACGCAAGATGACGGGGCTACCCGCCGCGAAGCTGGGACTCCGGGACCGCGGCCTCGTGCACGAGGGATACTGGGCAGACCTGGTGTTGTTTGACCCTCACCTTATCCAGGATACGGCCACCTTCGAACAGCCCTGGCAGCGCCCCCGCGGCATAGTGCATGTGCTGGTTAACGGGCAGCCGGCATCGGCACGCGCCGGATGCGTTCTCTCCTCGACCCCCACCTGAGGGAATGACGTCTGCGGGGGCAGGGCAGAGGGGCCGGGTCATGTGCGGTGGAACGCGGCGAGCAGTATGAGGAGCAGTCCCGGGAGCACCGACGCCTGCCCCGGCAAGCAGGCGCGGGTCGAGGCACGCCCTATGGTTACGCCGGCGGCCACGAAGGCCGCGCAGCCCAGCGACACCGTCACCACCACGTGGGCGGGAAACGCGAGCATCCCCGCTGCGAATCCTGCGCCGAAGGCGTCCAGGCCCAGGGCCAGACCCAGCAGGGCCGATTCACCGGCGTCGATGCGACCCGACCTGTCGAGGTCGGCCGCCTCGGGATCGCGCAGGATTTGCACAACGATGCCCAGCGGGCGGAGGCGCCAGGTGGCGAGGGATGGCGTCCGTGCGCGGCGCAGGTACTGATGCCATCCCTGGTACACCTCCCACAACCCGACGGCAATCAGCAGGAGCCGCCCGAGGGTCGAGGCAACTGCCGCGTCCGTAGAGGTTCGGATGGACTGACCGGCCGCGATGGATGCGCTCATGAGAACCCCGGTGAGCAGGGCGATGACCAGGTACGCGGCAGGAGGTAAGCGAGTGCCCCTGATGCCGTAGGAGAGTCCTGCGCCCAGGCCGTCCAGGCTCAGGGCAATGGTCAGCAGTAATACCGGCCAATCCGGCACGATCCGTCACCTCGCTCACCTTCCCAGTATACGCGGCAGCCATCTCCCCCACTTTCCACTTTACCGCAGCATCGGCCGTCTGACCAGCAGGATTCCCGTGTGCCGCCGGGGAAACCCAGGTGTGACTGGATGCCGTCTGGAACTGTGGCAAGGTCGAGGCGGCCCGAAGGAGTGATACGATGGCGGAACCGATGTTCAGAGGAGTGTTTGCGCCCATTCCCACACCCTTTGGGGAGGATGGAGAGATAGCGTACGGGGCCCTGCGGAAGAACCTGGACCGATGGGCGGCCACGCGTCTGGCGGGTCTGGTAGTGCTGGGGAGCAATGGGGAGTTTGCGCTCCTGGACCCCGATGAGAAGGAAGCCCTGGTGGGGTTCGTGCGCGAGCATTTCCCCGCTGACCGGCCCGTGATCGCCGGTACCGGCTGTGAATCCACCCGGGCCACCATCCGTTTCACCAGGAGGGCGGCCCAGCTGGGGGCCGATGCGGCTTTGGTGCTCAACCCGTACTATTACAAGGGCTCCATGACCGATGCGGCCCTGAAGCGGTTCTACCTGGATGTGGCGGAAGCATCCCCAATCCCGGTGATGGTCTACAACATGCCCGGGAACACGGGCCTGAACCTTTCCAGCAGCCTGGTGGTGGAGCTGGCGCAGCACCCCAACATCGTGGGGGTGAAGGACAGTTCCGGGAACATCGTACAGATTTCCGAGATCGTGGCCGGGGCTCCGGAGGGATTTGCCGTTTTCGCGGGGTCGGGTAGTTTCCTCCTGCCCACCATCCTGATGGGCGGTGTGGGTGGCACGCTGGCGGTGGCCAACGTGTTGCCCGACGAGTGTGCCGGCATCGTTTCCATGGCCCAGGAGGGGCGGCTGGAGGAGGCCCGTTTGCTCCAGCTGAAGATACTGGCGGCCAACGCGGCCGTGACCAGCCGGTGGGGAGTCGCAGGCCTCAAGGCAGCCCTGGACATGATCGGCTATTACGGTGGTCCGCCCCGACCCCCGATTCTCCCCCTGGACGAGGCTGTGCGGGCCCAGTTGCGCACCATCCTCATACAGGCGGGCGCTCTGGCTGGCTGTAACGAGCACTGATGGCGGCCAGAAGCAGGGAGCGGTGGCTGGGGCATCCCGTTTTCCGGCACAGGTTGGACAGGTGACTGCGCATGTGATGGGCGCGGGCAGAGGGGGGGCGAGGGGGTGCGAGAGGCCGTGTGGGACTTCTTCCAGTTTCAGTTGCCCACCCGCATCGTGGCGGGGATGCAGGCACTTTCCGGCCTGGGCGACGAGGTCCTGGGCCTGGCGGCGCGGGCCGATCAACGCTGCTGCGTGCTGCTGGTCACGGACCGGGACCTGGCAGGGGCCGAGCCCGTGCGGCTGGTGGTGGACTCTCTGCGGGGACGCGGGGTGGGGGTTGAGGTATTCGGGGAAGTGGCCCCCGACAGTTCGGTGGGCGTGGTACGGCGGGGTGCTGCGGCGTATCTGGAGGCAGGAGCCGAGGTACTGGTGGCGGTGGGAGGCGGTAGCAGCATCGACACCGCCAAGGCCATCAACATGATGGTGTCCACGGGGCAGGACATCCTGGACCTGCAGGGGGTGGGGGTACTGGATCGGCCCCTGCGTCCCCTGGTGGCCATCCCCACCACAGCGGGCACGGGCAGTGAGGTCACCTTTTTTGCCATGATCAGGGATCCTGACCTGGGCGAGAAGCTCCCCTTTGTGAGTGCGTACCTGGCTCCTCACCTGGCGGTCCTGGCTCCCCAACTGACGGTGGGAATGCCTCCCCTGCTGACGGCCACCACGGGTATCGATGCCCTTACCCACGCCGTCGAGGCTTTCCTTTCCGGCAATCGGGATCCTATCTCCGACGCCCTGGCCCTGAGGGCGGTGAGCCTGATCTGGCGAAATTTGCCCCGGGCCGTTCACTGCGGCACCGATCTTGAGGCGCGGGCCCATATGCAGGTGGCGGCCTGCCTGGCCGGCATGGCGTTCAATCATCCCATGGTGGGAGTGGTACACGCCCTTGCCCATGCCGTGGGCGGGCGCTACGGAGTGCCCCACGGTCTGGCCAACGCCATCTTCCTGCCCGAGGGGGTGCGCTTCAACCTGCCGGGTAACGAGGTGCGGCTGGTGGAGTTGGGCCGGGCCATGGGCCTGCCGGGCCTGCCGGCGGCGGAGGGGTACGGTGAGGCGGACATGGCGGAGGCGGCGGCCAGGGTGGTGGAGGAGACAGCCCGGTTCATAGATTCGCTGGGGATAAGGCGCAGCCTGCGGGCGGCGGGGGTGGGGGAAGAGGCGGTGCCGGTGGTGGCGGAACTGGCCCTTTCTGACGGGTCGCTTGCCGCCAACCCGCGCTGGCCCGAGTATCAGGACCTGGTGGCCATGGTGAGGTCTGTCCTGTAGCCATCCAATCCGATGGCCATCCCAATGCGAAGGGGGAAGTTTGCATGCCGTATTTCAAGGACGCCGAGGACCTGTACGACCTGCTCGGAGGTCTTTTCCGACAGGGCCGGGAGCATCCCGACCTGGCACCCAAGGTGGCAGCTTCAAAGATCCTCATCCAGTTCCAGTATCAGGAGCCCGAGGCCGTGATCACCATCAACGCCAAGAATCCCCAGGAGCCGCCGCCCTATGACGTGATCTTGGGGCCCACCGACATCAAGCCCGACGTGGTCATGACCATGAAGGCGGACGTGGCCCACGAGTTCTGGTTGGGTAAGGTGAACCTGCTCACCGCTCTGGCCCGGCGCCAGATAGTGGCCCAGGGGCCGGTATCCGTGGCCATTAAACTGGTACCGGTCCTGGGACCGGCGTTCACCCTGTACCGGCAGTACCTGGAGCAGAAAGGCCGCCAGCCCTGAGCGGCATTGCCATGATCGTGCGGGTGTCGCGGGCGGTGGCCCCGTCTTGAACCACTCGGTGCGGAGGTGAGGCCGGTGACCGGTTACCACGGGCGGTACCTGGAAGTGGACCTGACCCGCGGACAGGTGGAGGTTCGTGCCTGGCCGTCAAGCTGGGCGGAGCGGTTCGTGGGAGGAAGTGGGCTGGGGGCGTGGCTCATTTACCAGGAGCTGGGGTCTGCCCTGGCCGGGCTGCATCCCCTGGAGGCGGCTTCTCCCCTGGTCTTCGCCACCGGCCCGCTCACCGGGAGCGGGCTCCCCGGCACGGCACGATCGGTGGTGTGCGCCCTGTCGCCCCTCACGGGGATCTGGGGGGAGGCCAACGCCGGCGGCAACTTCGGTCCTGCGCTCAGGTGGGCGGGGTGGGACGGTATCCTGATCCGGGGGCGGGCGGTGCGGCCCTGCTGGCTGGAGATCACGGACCGAGGTGCCCAAATCCACCCCGGCGAGGATTTGTGGGGCCGGGACACTTACGAGACAACTTTGGCCCTGCTAGAGCGAGCCCCGCGGGGGTCGCTTGCCGCGGTGGGGTGTATCGGTCCCGCGGGGGAACGGCGGGCTCCCCTGGCGGCCATCATCCACAACCGGGGCCATGCCTTCGGCCGCACCGGCATGGGGGCGGTCATGGGGAGCAAGAACCTGAAGGCCATCGCCGTGTGGGGCAGGACCCCGCCCCCGGTCGCCGATCCTGCCCTGTTCCGCGAAGTGCGGACCCGCATGCTGGAGAAGATCAGGGAGCACATTGTCACCCAGTCCCTTTCGTTCGCGGGCACCGCCAGTTCCATTGACCTGTCCAGCCTGAGCGGGGATTTGCCCGTACGCAACTGGTCCCGTCCCACCTGGGCGGGTGTGGAGGCCATAAATGCCACCAGTTACGAGTCCATCCTGGTGGGCAAGGAGAGTTGCTTCGGCTGCCCGGTGGGGTGCAAGCGCCGGGTGCGCGTGGGGCCGCCACAACCGGGACGACCCGGGGGCCCGTGGCAGGCGGAGGGGCCGGGGCCCGAGTACGAGACACTGGCTGCGCTGGGAAGCCTGCTGGAGGTCGGCGACCTGGGTGCCATCGCCTGCGCCAACGAACTGTGTAACCGGGCGGGGCTGGACACCATCAGCCTGGGTGCCACGCTAGCCATGGCCACGGAGCTGGACGAGGTGGGGCTGCTCCCCCCGGAGATGACGGGGGGCCTCCGGTTGCGCTGGGGTGACGCCGCCGCCATGGTGGAGGCGGTGCGCAGGGCGGCCGGGGGGGAGGGGCTGGGGAGATGGCTGGAGCAGGGGACGCGACGGCTGGCGGCCGCCCTGCTCGACCACCACGGCGGCCGGGGGGACGGGGTGGCGGCGGTCATCGGGGAGGCCGCCGTGCATGTCAAGGGGCTGGAAGTCCCCATGCACGACCCCCGGGCCAACCACGGCATGGCCCTGGCGTACGCCACCTCGTACCGCGGAGCCTGCCACGTTTCGGAGATCAACTACTTCCTGGAGCAGGGTGCCGCCACCATGCCCGGGCTCGGACTGGGAGAGCCTCTCCCCGGGCCGTCCGCCGGGGGCAAGGCTCCGGTGGTGGTGGCGGCACAGGACTTCACGGGATTGGCCTGCAACTGCCTGCTGTTCTGTTACTTCATCCTGGTAGCCCTGGACGACACCGATGTTTGCCAGGCCGTGGAAGCCGTCACCGGTAGGGCGTGGACCGTGGGTGCATTGCGGGAAGCCGGGGAACGGGTCTGGATGCTGAAACGGTTGATCAACACGGCTCGGGGCGTTACCCGCCGGGACGATCGCCTCCCGGCCCGGTTGCTGAGGGCGTTCGACGAGGGGCCCGTGGCGGGGTCAAGCCCCGACCTGGAGTCCATGCTCGATGAGTTTTACCGCCTGCGCGGCCTTGACGAGCAGGGGATACCCCGTCCCGAGACCCTGGCTCGCCTGGGCCTGGCCCTGGCCGGCCTTGGGCGGGCGGGGAGTCCGGAGGAGCGTTAGAAGGGGAAGGGCCAGGGGACGCCCAGTTCGCGGCAGTTGTTCCTGATCTCCTCCAGCACCACCGCGTTAACCGGGATGCCCTCGCGGGCCCTTTCCTCCTCCGCCTCGAATTCTTTCTCTCCCGCCAGGTAGATGCGGTCCTGGCCTTCCTCCTTCGGGGAGTTCTTGAGTTCGCGGATGAATTGATCCAGGCGGGCCTTGAACTGGGCCGGGGGCATGATGGCGTCTATCTTGATGGCGGCGAAGAAGTGGCCCACGTTCGACGGCCGTCCCTGGGGATCACCGGGCGGAAAGACGTGGGTGAGGAAACCGGCTCCCGATAGCACTCCGCACAGGATGTCCACCACGCTGGCCAGGCCGTATCCCTTGTAACCCGATGTTTCCGCCGGCCCTCCCAGAGGGAAAAGCCCGCCCCCGTGCAGGATGCGGTCGGGATTGTCGGTGGGTTTGCCCGCTTCGTCCGCTCCCCAGTGGGGCGGCACCTTATCCCGGCGCCGGCTGTACACTTCTATGCGACCGATGGGCACCACGCTGGTCGCCATGTCCAGCACGAAGGGGCGCTCCTCCCCGGCTGGGGCAGCCACGCTGATGGCGTTGGTGCCGATGATCCTCTTGCGCCCGTAGGTGGGGATCACCAGGGGCTGGCTGTTGGTCAGGGAGATGCCGATCATGTCGTGGGGCAGGGCCATCATGGCATAGTAACCGGCGATCCCGTAGTGGTTACTGTTGCGCACCAGGACGGCTGCCATCCCCACTTCCGCGGCCATCTCCAGGCACATGCGCATGGCGTGCACCCCAGCAACCTGGCCCATGCCGTTGTTGGCGTCCAGCACCGCCAGCCCCGCGCTGCGTTGTACCACCGTCACCTCTGTGCGGGGGTTTATCCGTCCAACCCGCAACCGGTTCAGGTAGTACGTATTCAGCCTTTGCACCCCATGGGATTCGATCCCCCGCAGATCCGCCCGGACCAGGACGTCAGCTATGATTTCCGCCTGGTCGGGGGGGACGTCGACCCGCTCCAGGATGCGGGCGACCAAGTCCTTCATCACCTGTGCGTCGACCCTGATGTATACGGGCTGGCTGGCTCCTTCGGCCACTGGTTTCGCCTCCCCTTACCGCGTTTGCTTTGGTTTTCGACACGGCCCCCGTTTCTCCTACCGGAAATGGCAGGGGCCGGCAACCGTCAGCAATGCCGGCCAGTACGATGGACCACGACCCGGGACAGCCACCACACCGCTGCGAAGGTCACCAGCACCCCGAGCAGGCCAGCGAGGGCCGTACTTGCGCCGCCCGGTACGCCCGGCAGGGAGTAGTCGGGGATCGGTGCCTGCAGCATGGTGATAGCTCTTCCCAAGAAGGCACAGTCCTCTGCCACCCGCTCCAGGCCGTCCGGCCAGGGGCACGCGATGGGCGCCAGCAGCAGGGCTACCAGGATGGCTGCGGCCAGGATCCACCAGTGCGTTTTTTCTGCCCCTTGATAGGAGTGCGTCATGACCGTATCCCTCCTGCCGCGGTTTCAGGTAGGCCGAGCAGAGCCGGGCGGACGCGCGCCACGTAGGCCAGGACCGCCGTGGTGATGATCCCCTCGCCCAGCCCGATGAGGGCGTGCCACGACGCCATGGCCGGAACGGCCACCCGCAGCGGCACGGTGCCCGCTATGCCGAGTTCCAGGGCAGCGGCCAGTGCTGCTACCAGCACCGACAACCAGCTGGCCAGGAAAGCCGCTACCGGGTGGAATCCGGCGCCCCGTCGCAGCATCCGGTAGGTCAGGTGGGCGGTAAGGGTTCCTATCACCGCCATGTTGAAGACGTTTGCCCCGAGGGCGGTGACGCCTCCATCACCGAACAGCAACGCCTGGATTATCAGAACCGCCGTGAGGCTCAGGCTAGCCGCCCAAGGCCCGAAGAGGATAGTGATCAGGGCCCCTCCCAGCAGATGCCCCGAGGTGCCGCCCGCGATAGGGAAATTCACCATTTGGGCCGCAAAAACGAACGCGGACATGGCGGCCAGCACCGGGACCTGGCGTTCTTCCAGCTCCCTGCTCAGGCGCGAGGCTGCGTATCCCACGGCTCCCGCGCTCGCTACCGCTGTGCCGACCAGGGTCTTGGGGTCCAGAAAGCCGTCCGGAATGTGCATCTTTTCGCCTCCTCGTCGAGGAAGTTGCCGGGGTCGATTCCGGGTGGTGTCAGAGTAACCGCCCAGGGCATGCGCAGCCGGGCACGCTCCACCAGGTTCGCATCTGCCAGCAGGCCGGGCGTGCCCGCCGCCAGTACCTCACCTCCTTCCAGCACCAGGATGCGGTCTGCCCAGGCCGCGGCCAGGTCCACGTCGTGGGTGGCCAGGATGATGGTCTTGCCCGCGGCGCTCAGCGCCTCCAGGAAAGCCACCAGCTCAGTCTGGGTGGCGGGATCCAGGAAGGCGGTGGGTTCGTCCAGCACCAGGATGGGGGGATCCATGGCGAGCACTCCCGCCAGGGCCACCCGGCGCTTCTGACCCAGCGATAGGTCCTGGACCGGTCGCTCGGCCAGGTGACTTATCCCCAGCTGGTCGAGGGCGCGCGCCACCGCCTCGGCCACGCGGGCGGGAGGCCAGCCCAGTTGCAGAGGGCCGAAGGCCACGTCGTCGGCCACCGTGGGGGCGATCACCTGGTCGTCAGGATCCTGGAAGACAAAGCCCACCTGGGTCCTGGCCCAGTGGGAAGCTTCCCGGTCGAGGCGGCGTCCCCGTATGCGCACTTCACCGCGACCGGGCGAGAGCAAGCCGTTCAGGTGAAAGAGCAGGGTAGACTTGCCCGCTCCGTTGGGGCCCAGGATCGCCAGCCGGCTGCCCGGGCCCACGGTGAGGGATATCCCCTTGAGGACGAGCGGGCCGCCCGGGTAGGAAAACCAGAGATCCCGCACCTCCACCGCCATCTCACCCACCGCCACGGCTTCCTCCCCGCGGTGTGCGCTTTGCCTCTCCTCACCTGTGCGGGGACGGGGTACGGGTGGCACCTCACCCGGCAGGGGTCCTCCTGACCTGTACCCGCGCGCCACCATGGCCTGGTGGACCCGCTCCCCGCGATCCAGTGTGCGGAGCAGCGAGGCTCCGAGCAAACGTCCCAGCGTCCCCGCCGTGCGGGGATGGAGCACACTGCCCAGGTGGAACGCGCGGCAACCGAGAGCCCGCTGCATGCGCAGGATTTCGTGATGCACGAGGTCACCGTAGCGAACAGTACTGGCGATCAGGCTGGTGAGTACAGGGGGAACGCCCAGGTGGCGGAGGGTGCGCAGGATGCCCGTCCAGCCCACGATGCTGACCAGCAGCATCACAGCCAGGAGGGCGGAAACCATGCGCAGGGAGAGGATCAGCCCCTGGCCAAGCCCGGGAAGGGAGAAGTGCAGCAACGGGAATCGCACCTGCAGCGGGGCCACGAACGGGGGTGGTCCGGTGAGCCCCAGTACCGCCGTGGTCGTGGCCCCCAGCAGAAGGGGGTATGCCAGCCGCCCCGTCAGGCACCGCCAGGAAAGGCCCCGCCACCGGCAGGCGGCCACGAGAAGGAGGGCCGCTCCTCCCAGCAACCCGGCATGATCCAGGTTCACCAGCACAACTATCAAGGCCAGGAAACCGGCTACCGGAATATTGCTTCGCGCCAGCCCGGGGACCCCGACCATACCCTCACCGCCACCCGTATTGTAGCACGAACTTCCGGATGGTGCCACGTGCCTTGACGCCTCGCCCCTTGACGCCTCCTGAGCTGTGTTGCTCGTCCGCCGGCATATGGAGTGGTTTCTGCCACGGGGGAGGAATAATCTGGAGTATCAGCGAAGTATCAATCACCGATTGTGGGGTTGCCCTGAGCTTTCCCTCGCAGTTCGGGGGTAATCTGTCCATGCTAGATGGGAGGTGGCGAGACATGAGGCGCCCAGTGTGGTTGCTGGTCCTTGTCCTGCTTATGTGCGGCGTGTTCGTGGGCGGCGGGTGGGTGGCGGCTGCAACTCCGAGGGCCGCTTCTCCAGGGGCCGAGGGCCACCGGTACATCGTGGTGTTCCGGCCCGGGGTGCCCGCCGGAGAACAGCTGGCCGTGGCCCACCAGCACGGGGCCCGAGTTATCCACCGGTTGTGGGTGGTGAATGCCCTGGCCGTGGAATTCCCCTCCGTGGTCCCGCGCGCCCTGGCTTCCCATCCCTGGGTAGCCCGCGTGGAGGAGGATGCGCGGGCCTTTGCCCTGGCGCGCAAGCCACCGGCCCAGCCCGCGCAGCAACTGCCGTGGGGAGTGGACCGCATCGATGCCGACCTGGCCTGGGCATCCTCGCGGGGCACGGGCGTCAAGGTGGCGATAGTGGACACCGGGATCGACAAGGATCATCCCGACCTGGTGGACAACTTGAAGGGTGGCTACCTGGCCATCCAGACCGGTGTGTACAAGAGGAAGGGCCCTGACGGGTGGGACGATGATAACGGGCACGGCACCCACGTGGCCGGCATCGTGGCAGCCGTGGACAATACCATCGGCGTGGTGGGAGTTGCCCCGGAGGCCTGGCTCTACGGCGTCAAGGTGTTGGATCGCACCGGCTCCGGGTACTACTCCGACATCATCGAGGGAATTCAGTGGTGCATCGACAACGGCATGCAGGTCATCAACATGAGCCTGGGGGGTTCCACGGACAGCCCGGCCCTGCATGACGCGGTCATTGCCGCATACAACAGCGGCATCACCATAGTCTGCGCTGCGGGCAACTCCGGCCCCGAGGAAGACACGGTGGCCTACCCAGCCCGCTACCCCGAAGTGATCGCCGTGGCGGCCACGGCGGCAGATGACTCGGTGCCCGACTTCTCGAGCCGGGGGCCGGAGGTGGATATAGCCGCGCCGGGCGTGAGCATCCTGTCCACCTGGAACGATGGCGGGTACGCGACCGCGAGCGGCACTTCCATGGCCAGCCCCCATGTGGCGGGTACGGTGGCTCTCTACCTGGCAGCCCAGGGGCCGGCGTCTCCCGACCAGGTACGCCAGCATCTGATGGCAACTGCTGAACCTCTGCCCTATCCGTCTACCTGGGTGGGAGCGGGGCTGGTGGACGCCCAGGCTGCGGTGGGTTCCCGCTGACGCGATGTCCTGACCTTGCTTTGCACGCTGGGCAGGATGGCGGCCTCGCTGGCCGCCATCCTGCTGCTTTCGGGGTGGCCATCCCAGGCGGCTGCCCATTTTTTCGACAAGGGTAATCCGCTGTGGTTGGCGAAAGTCTCTGCATGTTTCCCGCAGCGGCCCGGTCGGGAGGGTGTTCCATGTACGACTTGCGGATAGTGGTTGAAGAAGTGAGGGGTTTTTGCGATATGCCCATGCGTCCCGGTGATTATTGCGAGCTCCGGGGCAGCCGCCTGTCGATTCCTGATGGGCGCTACTTTTGCATGTGGGCGCTGCAGAGCGTTCTCCCCCTGTTGCCGGTGAAGCAGCGGCGCATAGCCGAGGAAAACGACTGGATCCCCCGGACCTTCCGGGTGACCTGTCCGGATCCGGACGGTATGGTGATCCTCCGCATCGAGCAACTGGATGCCCGCGACCGGTCGCCCGTCGACCAACCGGGTGCACGGGGCGACTCGGCGGTCGAGCGACCGGCTCCAACTGGCCGGACGCTGGTCGAGCAGCCGAACGCGCGCCAGTGGACTCCCGCCGAGGGGAACGAAAGGGGGCCGCTTCCCCGGATGCTGGTCAACAGCCGGATGTGTTCCGGCTGCCGGTCCTGTGAGCTGGCCTGCAGCTACAGGCACGAGGGAGTTTTTGCCCCTTCCCTCTCGCGTATCACGGTGAGAAAGGATGAGGTCGGGGGGGCGGACGAGCCCGTGGTGTGCCGTCAGTGCGGGGTGGCGCGGTGTGTGCAGGTGTGTCCCTGCGGTGCCCTGGCCCGCAACCCCCGGACGGGTGCGGTGCGGGTGGATGCCGGGTTGTGCATGCGGTGTGGAGATTGCGTGGCGGCCTGTCCCTTCGGGGCCATCAGGATTCACCCCGACACCGCCCTTCCTCTCATCTGTGACCTGTGTGAGGGGGATCCTGCCTGTGTGGGCAGGTGCGCCACCGGGGCCCTGCGCTACGGCAGGGCAGGCGACCTCCGGCACGCGGCTGCGACCGGGCCGGGGGTGGCTGGTGAGGCGACTGCGGGTAGACGCAGGGACGGCGGTGCTGCTGAGTGCGAAGCCGGGGGTCAGGTGAAATGAGCGCACGGTGGGGATGTGGATACGCTGGCCGGGTACTGCTGGTGGACCTGACCGCCGGTCGGAGCACCATCGAGCCGCTTGACCACGGGGTGGCGCGCCGGTTCCTGGGCGGACGGGGCCTCAACATGCGGGTCCTGTACGATGAGGTCACCCCCGGGGTGCATCCCCTGTCACCGGAAAACCGGCTTATGTTTGCGACTGGCCCCCTGGTGGGCACCCACTTTCCGGGAGCCTGCCGCGTCAACGTGAGTGCGCGTTCCCCGCTCACCGGCATCCTGGGTGATAGCAACGCGGGCGGCTTTTTTGGCCCGGAACTCAAGTACGCCGGTTTCGATCAGGTGATCATCCAGGGCCGGGCTCCGCGGCCGGTATATCTGTTCATCACCGACGAGGGTGCTCATCTGCGCCCGGCAGAGCACCTGTGGGGCCTGGACGTATGGGAAACCCAGCAGGCCATCAGGTCCGAACTGGGTGATGAGGGAGTGCAGGTGGGAGTGGCAGGTCCGGCGGCCGAAAACGGGGTGCTTTTCGCGGGGGTATTCTTCAACCTGGCCCGTCCGGCCGCCCGCACCGGGATGGGGACGGTGATGGCGAGCAAGAACCGCAAGGCGGTGGCGGTGAGGGGCAGGGGGATGGTCAGGGTCGCCGACCCTGCCGCCTTCGCCTCCCTGGTGGGCACCGCCGATGCCGCCATATTCGCGCACCCGGAATACGATGCCCGCCGCCGGCTGGGCACCACCCGCCTGGTGCGTGCCCTCCACGGCCTGGGCTGCCTCGCCAGCTTCCACTTCCGCACCGGTTGCTTCCCCGGGGTGGACCGGGTGTCCGGGGAGCGTCTTGCTGCCACCTACCGCGTGAAGGGCAAGGCCTGCTTCGGGTGTACCATCCCCTGCAGCCGTTTCTTCCGCATAGAATCGGGGCCCTTCGCGGGCCTGGCCAGCGAGGGACCCGAATTCGAGGGCCTGGCGGGGTTCTCGTCCCGGGTGGGGAACGACGACCTGGCGGTTGCACTGCGGGCCATAGATATGTGCAATCGTTACGGGATGGACGTCATCTCCGCTTCGGAGGCGATTTCCTTCGTGATGGAGTTGGGCGAAGCCGGCCTGGTGAGTTCCCGTGAAGCGGACGGGCTGGATCTGCGCTGGG
Coding sequences within:
- a CDS encoding energy-coupling factor ABC transporter permease; the encoded protein is MHIPDGFLDPKTLVGTAVASAGAVGYAASRLSRELEERQVPVLAAMSAFVFAAQMVNFPIAGGTSGHLLGGALITILFGPWAASLSLTAVLIIQALLFGDGGVTALGANVFNMAVIGTLTAHLTYRMLRRGAGFHPVAAFLASWLSVLVAALAAALELGIAGTVPLRVAVPAMASWHALIGLGEGIITTAVLAYVARVRPALLGLPETAAGGIRS
- a CDS encoding ATP-binding cassette domain-containing protein, which gives rise to MVGVPGLARSNIPVAGFLALIVVLVNLDHAGLLGGAALLLVAACRWRGLSWRCLTGRLAYPLLLGATTTAVLGLTGPPPFVAPLQVRFPLLHFSLPGLGQGLILSLRMVSALLAVMLLVSIVGWTGILRTLRHLGVPPVLTSLIASTVRYGDLVHHEILRMQRALGCRAFHLGSVLHPRTAGTLGRLLGASLLRTLDRGERVHQAMVARGYRSGGPLPGEVPPVPRPRTGEERQSAHRGEEAVAVGEMAVEVRDLWFSYPGGPLVLKGISLTVGPGSRLAILGPNGAGKSTLLFHLNGLLSPGRGEVRIRGRRLDREASHWARTQVGFVFQDPDDQVIAPTVADDVAFGPLQLGWPPARVAEAVARALDQLGISHLAERPVQDLSLGQKRRVALAGVLAMDPPILVLDEPTAFLDPATQTELVAFLEALSAAGKTIILATHDVDLAAAWADRILVLEGGEVLAAGTPGLLADANLVERARLRMPWAVTLTPPGIDPGNFLDEEAKRCTFRTAFWTPRPWSAQR
- a CDS encoding S8 family peptidase — protein: MRRPVWLLVLVLLMCGVFVGGGWVAAATPRAASPGAEGHRYIVVFRPGVPAGEQLAVAHQHGARVIHRLWVVNALAVEFPSVVPRALASHPWVARVEEDARAFALARKPPAQPAQQLPWGVDRIDADLAWASSRGTGVKVAIVDTGIDKDHPDLVDNLKGGYLAIQTGVYKRKGPDGWDDDNGHGTHVAGIVAAVDNTIGVVGVAPEAWLYGVKVLDRTGSGYYSDIIEGIQWCIDNGMQVINMSLGGSTDSPALHDAVIAAYNSGITIVCAAGNSGPEEDTVAYPARYPEVIAVAATAADDSVPDFSSRGPEVDIAAPGVSILSTWNDGGYATASGTSMASPHVAGTVALYLAAQGPASPDQVRQHLMATAEPLPYPSTWVGAGLVDAQAAVGSR
- a CDS encoding TIGR04076 family protein, which translates into the protein MYDLRIVVEEVRGFCDMPMRPGDYCELRGSRLSIPDGRYFCMWALQSVLPLLPVKQRRIAEENDWIPRTFRVTCPDPDGMVILRIEQLDARDRSPVDQPGARGDSAVERPAPTGRTLVEQPNARQWTPAEGNERGPLPRMLVNSRMCSGCRSCELACSYRHEGVFAPSLSRITVRKDEVGGADEPVVCRQCGVARCVQVCPCGALARNPRTGAVRVDAGLCMRCGDCVAACPFGAIRIHPDTALPLICDLCEGDPACVGRCATGALRYGRAGDLRHAAATGPGVAGEATAGRRRDGGAAECEAGGQVK
- a CDS encoding aldehyde ferredoxin oxidoreductase family protein → MSARWGCGYAGRVLLVDLTAGRSTIEPLDHGVARRFLGGRGLNMRVLYDEVTPGVHPLSPENRLMFATGPLVGTHFPGACRVNVSARSPLTGILGDSNAGGFFGPELKYAGFDQVIIQGRAPRPVYLFITDEGAHLRPAEHLWGLDVWETQQAIRSELGDEGVQVGVAGPAAENGVLFAGVFFNLARPAARTGMGTVMASKNRKAVAVRGRGMVRVADPAAFASLVGTADAAIFAHPEYDARRRLGTTRLVRALHGLGCLASFHFRTGCFPGVDRVSGERLAATYRVKGKACFGCTIPCSRFFRIESGPFAGLASEGPEFEGLAGFSSRVGNDDLAVALRAIDMCNRYGMDVISASEAISFVMELGEAGLVSSREADGLDLRWGNANTILALLEKICRREGIGDVLAGGVRRAAELIGRGSERYAMHVKGLEVFQADPRGIKGYALGVAVASRGGDHLRSEPWFELTGDSEEATRRFGEAEAAQRLSPRGKGRLVKYYEERCALADCLQVCKNTLVNMEILPYDQAACILAAATGWEFSEEELQASCERLVNLERCYNARLGLGRADDTLPDRFTREPLPPDSGPSAGSVVELDQMLDEYYLARGWDLSTGLPKGETLSRLGLEISVNPGAAAPGGCS